In Chrysemys picta bellii isolate R12L10 chromosome 3, ASM1138683v2, whole genome shotgun sequence, a single genomic region encodes these proteins:
- the NDUFAF7 gene encoding protein arginine methyltransferase NDUFAF7, mitochondrial, with product MTRLAARRSLLAAVLGVSWQQRLLGHHVVPAAWRRQCFSAGSKAEDSAQVTPLLKHLMFKIKSTGPITVAEYMREVLTNPVKGYYMHHDMLGERGDFVTSPEISQIFGELIGIWYVSEWMATGKPKTLQLVELGPGRGTLTDDILRVFNQLGSLLNKCDISVHLVEVSPKLSEIQALTLTGGKIESELDVTSPVYMKGISKAGIPIFWYQELQDVPQGTSFYLAHEFFDALPIHKFQRTEQGWREVLIDIDPKAPDQLRFVLAPSATPATEYFIQDKEERDHVEVCPDAGILIQRLACRIQEDGGAALIADYGHNGNKTDTFRSFRSHQLHDALIAPGTADLTADVDFSYLRTMTQGRVATLGPLKQQEFLKNMGIDVRLQVLLQNSSDTAMHKHLLQGYDMLMNPKKMGDRFHFFALLPHQRLAHSDQKVNLQHSKSLSAPVAGFGELIWK from the exons ATGACCCGCCTGGCTGCACGGCGCTCTCTGCTCGCGGCTGTCCTCGGTGTCTCCTGGCAGCAGCGACTTCTCGGTCACCATG TTGTCCCGGCTGCATGGAGACGCCAGTGCTTCAGTGCCGGAAGCAAAGCAGAAGACAGCGCTCAGGTTACTCCACTCCTAAAGCATCTCATGTTCAAAATAAAGTCAACTGGCCCTATTACAGTCGCTGAATATATGCGGGAAGTTCTAACTAATCCTGTAAAG GGTTACTATATGCACCATGACATGCTGGGAGAAAGAGGAGATTTTGTTACTTCACCTGAAATAAGTCAAATCTTTGGGGAG TTAATAGGAATATGGTACGTTAGTGAATGGATGGCCACTGGCAAACCTAAAACTCTCCAACTGGTGGAACTAGGCCCAGGTAGAGGCACTCTTACAGATGATATTTTGCGG GTCTTTAACCAGCTTGGCTCTTTACTCAATAAATGTGACATTTCTGTTCATCTGGTAGAGGTGAGCCCCAAACTAAGTGAGATCCAAGCGTTGACGCTCACAGGAGGGAAGATAGAATCAGAGCTTGATGTTACTTCCCCTGTCTACATGAAAGGCATTAGCAAGGCTGGAATTCCAATCTTCTGGTACCAAGAGCTGCAAGATGTACCACAAg gtacCAGCTTTTATTTAGCACATGAATTTTTTGATGCCTTGCCAATACATAAATTTCAG AGAACAGAACAAGGATGGCGTGAAGTGTTGATTGATATAGATCCAAAAGCTCCTGACCAACTGCGGTTTGTTCTGGCACCATCTGCCACGCCTGCTACAGAATACTTCATCCAG GATAAAGAAGAAAGAGATCACGTGGAAGTATGTCCTGATGCTGGCATCCTCATTCAGAGACTTGCCTGTCGTATTCAAGAGGATGGGGGAGCTGCACTGATTGCTGATTATGGTCACAATGGAAATAAGACTGACACTTTCAGG AGTTTCCGCAGTCATCAACTTCATGATGCATTAATAGCTCCAGGTACAGCAGACCTGACAGCagatgttgacttcagctatctCCGAACCATGACACAGGGAAGAGTAGCCACATTGGGACCACTAAAGCAACAGGAATTCTTAAAGAATATGGGTATTGATGTCCGGCTGCAG GTGCTATTGCAAAATTCAAGTGACACAGCAATGCACAAACACTTGCTTCAAGGCTATGATATGTTAATGAATCCTAAGAAAATGGGAGACCGCTTTCATTTTTTTGCCCTGCTGCCTCATCAGAGACTTGCACATTCTGATCAGAAAGTGAATCTACAACACTCAAAATCTCTTTCCGCACCTGTTGCTGGATTTGGTGAACTTATCTGGAAATAA